A genomic stretch from Erigeron canadensis isolate Cc75 chromosome 9, C_canadensis_v1, whole genome shotgun sequence includes:
- the LOC122584013 gene encoding uncharacterized protein LOC122584013, which yields MATSFAKLVASNPLKPRSIALFRPVARIPSRFCSTKTNIDQVNNNLTLEGRWQEDTFHCIQDIYKRPFCSRLSATRNLARLLNQLDAEIHAYPACECLRWDVMEDAKALYLIRDMSDTTGTIEPGEYTNFNYDAGRSDVFGCVRVYDWTYLIRIVVGQKGPTPGITYGGFLICIELPENVFVHQYKVRTMNVMNGVLKITIPKQEDKWIHTIKTKIDIFRPL from the exons ATGGCTACCTCATTTGCTAAACTCGTTGCCTCTAATCCTCTCAAGCCCAGATCTATCGCCTTGTTCCGTCCTGTAGCAAGAATACCTTCTCGTTTCTGCAGCACTAAAACGAATATCGATCAAGTGAATAACAATCTAACGCTAGAAGGCAGATGGCAAGAGGATACTTTCCATTGTATCCAAGATATATACAAGA GGCCTTTTTGTTCTCGACTCTCAGCAACTAGGAATTTGGCGCGTTTGCTAAACCAGCTGGATGCGGAAATCCATGCTTATCCAGCCTGTGAATGTCTTAGGTGGGATGTGATGGAGGATGCTAAAGCCCTCTACCTAATCCGCGATATGTCTGATACTACCGGTACAATAGAGCCGGGGGAATATACTAATTTTAATTATGACGCTG GGCGATCAGACGTCTTTGGTTGCGTGCGTGTGTATGATTGGACATATTTGATTCGTATCGTTGTAGGACAAAAAGGCCCAACTCCTGGGATCACTTATGGAGGGTTCTTGATCTGCATTGAGTTACCGGAAAATGTTTTTGTGCACCAATATAAAGTTAGAACTATGAATGTGATGAATGGGGTATTGAAGATAACTATCCCTAAACAAGAAGATAAGTGGATCCAcacaatcaaaacaaaaatagatATATTTCGTCCGTTATAG